The genomic segment GCTTTTTGTGAACCTCTTCAACTATTATCTGACCGGGTGTTAAGCTTTTTTCTAACTCCTTACCCTTTAGCGATTCTTTTATGTCGTTTATAAATTCTTTAACGACTTTGTAGTTTACATCTGCCTCAAGCAGGGCAAACTTTATCTCTTTTAAAGCTTTATTCAGGTCGTTTTCCGTTATAACGCCTTTGGATTTTATGACTTTAAAAATATCGTTGAGCTTGTCAGATAAATCGCTAAACATGCCTACCCTCCAAGTAGCGTAAAATCCTATTAAAAAAAGCAAAAGTTGTCAATATAAAAGGTTTAGTCATTTTGTTAATAGTGGAAATTATTGATGGTTTGTGAAAAAATAATAAGGCAAAGTTGAGTTTTTTGTCGAGGAAGTGTATGAGTTTGAGATTTTATAAGAGAAAAAAGATTTTACCTGGTGTTTATTTGAATTTTTCAAAATATGGCATGTCTATAACTTTTAAGATTTTATTTATTAATTTTACTGTTCCTTTATGGAATAAGGTGAGAAAGGACAAAAAAATCACCTATTCAGTTAAACTTGGCAAAGGAGTATATTTTAGAAAAAGCATAGCTAAAAAAGATAAAGATTCTTAGAATCCAATCCATAAATTTTAGTTAGCTATATTATATCTCCAGAACTTTCCTTTTTTATAAATATGTGAAAAAATCACCAAGCCCCCTACTTAATCAAACAATCTCAAGAAGATAAATAAAGTCTAATTGAGCTTAATAAAGCTTTGCAATTCTTATGAGCAGGTAAAAAAGTAGGTGTCCGACCACCAGCTACAATGGGAAAACCCAAGACAGATGGTGGTCGGATAATTCCCTTCATCAAGCCCGACCGCCTACTTAAAAA from the Hippea jasoniae genome contains:
- a CDS encoding DUF4236 domain-containing protein; the encoded protein is MSLRFYKRKKILPGVYLNFSKYGMSITFKILFINFTVPLWNKVRKDKKITYSVKLGKGVYFRKSIAKKDKDS